TTTTACTCTTTCTTACCTCACTAAAACATGCGGCCTATCTCCCAAATCTGCTCTTTCTGCTTCTAAAATTGTCCAATTTAAATCCTCCGAGCAGCCTGATTCTGTATTATCCTCCTTCCAAAAGTTTGGATTCTCCAAAATCCAAATATCTGGAATGATCAGAAAGTTTCCAAATATCCTATGTTGTGATCTAGAGAAGACCATTTCCCCCAAATTTGAGTTCTTCCTCTCTAGAGGAGCTTCAACCCCTGAACTTGTAAAAATCTTCACTGCCAACCCCTGGATCTTGAAAAGCAGCTTAGAAAATCAATTGGTTcatacttttaatattttaattgagTTGTTCCAATCCGAAGACAAAGCCATTGAAGCCGTGAAACAGAATCCTATGGCTCTATGTCTTAATCCTGAAACACGTCTGATACCTAATATCAACACTTTAAGAGAAAATGGAGTGCCTGAATCATATATATTGTGGCTAATTAGTAAACAATGGCAATGCATTGGAGAAATTCCAGTCAAATTCGAAAAGATTGTGGAAGAAGTGAAGGAAATGGGATTCAGTCCTTTGAAGTCGCATTTTGTTGAAGCAATCGTGGTACTGATAAGAGTGAGCAAATCAAAGAGAGATGGCAGGGTTGAGGTTTATAAGAGGTGGGGATGGTCGGATAA
The window above is part of the Euphorbia lathyris chromosome 3, ddEupLath1.1, whole genome shotgun sequence genome. Proteins encoded here:
- the LOC136223700 gene encoding uncharacterized protein; this encodes MFHSICKTLLHSRNHNPSMVLPLILRYFSIDADNRHSFTLSYLTKTCGLSPKSALSASKIVQFKSSEQPDSVLSSFQKFGFSKIQISGMIRKFPNILCCDLEKTISPKFEFFLSRGASTPELVKIFTANPWILKSSLENQLVHTFNILIELFQSEDKAIEAVKQNPMALCLNPETRLIPNINTLRENGVPESYILWLISKQWQCIGEIPVKFEKIVEEVKEMGFSPLKSHFVEAIVVLIRVSKSKRDGRVEVYKRWGWSDKDITIAFKKFPRCMAISDHNIMDTMDFYVNKLKLESSVIVNCPSLLGYSLKKRLIPRGTVLQFMSSKGLVKLDSRVSNMFICSERCFLEKYVKCHEEAPHLIKLYNHNLSLSDTRKSGKDEE